A genomic region of Mycolicibacterium poriferae contains the following coding sequences:
- the scpB gene encoding SMC-Scp complex subunit ScpB yields the protein MTDDFAPEPASETELESDHPEPANEPEESDQREPASEPELESDHPEPADEPEESDFPEADSPLDDAELDAVLEALLLVVDTPVTVDALATATDQPPARIAERLQLLAGALADRDSGIDLREAGGGWRMYTRARYAPYVEKLLLDGARSKLTRAALETLAVVAYRQPVTRARVSAVRGVNVDAVMRTLLARGLITEAGTDADSGAVTFTTTELFLERLGLSSLADLPDIAPLLPDVDVIDDLSETLSEEPRFMKLNGAPAVPTEASFDVDKE from the coding sequence ATGACTGACGACTTCGCGCCGGAACCGGCGAGCGAAACCGAACTGGAGTCCGACCACCCGGAACCGGCGAACGAACCCGAGGAGTCCGACCAGCGGGAACCGGCGAGCGAACCCGAGCTGGAGTCCGACCACCCGGAACCGGCGGACGAACCCGAGGAGTCCGACTTCCCGGAAGCGGACTCGCCTCTGGACGACGCCGAACTGGACGCGGTGCTCGAAGCACTTCTGCTGGTGGTCGACACGCCGGTCACGGTGGACGCGTTGGCCACCGCCACCGACCAGCCGCCGGCTCGGATCGCCGAGCGGCTGCAGCTTCTCGCCGGCGCGCTGGCGGACCGCGACAGCGGCATCGACCTGCGGGAGGCCGGCGGGGGCTGGCGGATGTACACCCGCGCGAGGTACGCCCCCTACGTGGAGAAGCTCCTGCTCGACGGGGCCCGTTCGAAGCTGACCAGGGCCGCTCTGGAGACCCTGGCCGTGGTGGCCTACCGGCAGCCGGTGACCCGGGCGCGGGTCAGCGCGGTGCGTGGGGTCAACGTCGACGCCGTGATGCGTACGCTGCTGGCGCGCGGGTTGATCACAGAGGCCGGGACCGACGCCGACTCCGGTGCGGTGACGTTCACCACCACCGAACTGTTTCTCGAGCGTCTCGGGCTCAGTTCGTTGGCCGACCTGCCCGACATCGCGCCGCTGTTGCCCGATGTGGATGTGATCGATGATCTCTCCGAAACACTCAGCGAGGAACCGCGATTCATGAAGCTCAACGGGGCGCCCGCTGTGCCGACCGAGGCGTCGTTCGACGTGGACAAGGAATGA